DNA from Streptomyces rishiriensis:
TGATGGGCCTGGGTCTGATCGTCTTCGGGATCTTCGGCATCGTCCACAACATCGGCTTCTTCGACACCGGCGGGGACGAGGTGTGGAGCCTCAACACCAACGGGTCGCTCAGCTGGCTGTCGGTCGCCGTCGGGCTGCTGCTGCTCGTGGGGATGGTGGTCGGCGGGAACTTCGCGTCCACGCTGAACATGACCCTCGGTGTTCTCTTCCTCATCAGCGGCTTCGTGAACATGGGCCTGCTGGAGACGGACTACAACTTCCTGGCGTTCAAGATCCAGAACTGCATGCTCAGCTTCGTGATCGGGATCCTGCTGCTCGTCTTCGGGATGTACGGCAGGGTGGGGTCCGCCCTGCCGCACGACAACCCGTACTGGCGGGCCCGCCACCCCGAGGAGTGACGGACCGGCCGGATCAGGTGCGGTAGGCGTAGAAGTACGCGGTCGGGTACGACGAGACGAGACTCGCCACCGACCTGCGCAGGGTGTTGTTCGAGTGGTAGGTCACGTACGGGACGCCGCCGCTCTTGGCCGTGACGATCATCGTGTGGTCCTTGGACCCGTCGCGGTCGAAGTCCATCTGGAGGACGTCGCCGACCTCGAGCTGGTAGACGTTGGCGAGCGCGGTGGTCCGCTTGGAGTTCTGGGCGAACCAGGACCACTCGTTGACGCCGACGAACGAGTCCGACTGGATGTCGGCGTTGCCGAACCACTTGGTGTAGTCGTACACGTAACCGGGGACGTGCTTCCAGCCGCCCGCCTTCAGGGACTGGCTGACGAAGTTGGTGCAGTCGCCGCCGGCGCCGTGGCCGTTGTAGTCCGGATAGTCCTTGTTGTAGACGTTCCAGTACTTCTCGGCGTAGGTCGCCATCGCCTTGTAGTCGTAGGCGGTGCCCGTCTTCGGGACGGCGGCCGGATTGCGGGTGGTCGCCGCGCGCGGGGCGTTCGGCATGGTGTCGTCGGCCGTCGTGGTCGCCTTGACGGACGTCGGCTTGCTGAGCGCGTTCACCGCGAGACCGCCCTGGTCGGTGTCGCGGATGTCCGTCAGCTGCCAGTCGCCCTGGCGGTCGGCCTTGAACGTCAGCTCGTGGTGGGCCTCGAAGCCGGTGCTCTTCGGCTCGTTGCCACGGACCTTCTCGTAGGTCAGCGTCGTGCTCTCGGTGACCGCGGCCTTGGCGGTACGGCCGGTCACCCGCGTGGCGTTCAGGGTGACGGTGGTGCTTGCCTTGCTGTACTTCTCGCCGGCCTTCGCCAGCTTGTCCTTGCGGTCGCCCAGCGAGGACAGGGCGGCGTCCTCGGTGCGGGCCGTGCCGGACGACAGCTTGACGTCACCGGAGAAACCGTCGGTCAGCGGCTTCGACCGGTCGCCCTGCTTGCCGGCGACCAGTGCGTCGGTGCGGTCGGTGAAGACCGCGTCGGCCAGCCGCTGGAAGGTGGCCTTGGTCCGGGCGTCGACCTTGGGGTCGTCGACGACCGCGGCGCCGGCGGACCAGTTGGGCAGCAGAGCCACTCCGGCGACGACGGAGGTGGCGGCTGCCCCGAGTATCGCGACGCGGCGGCGGGTCGCCCTCAATTTCCTTGACTTCACTGATGTTTCCCCTCTTGCCCCGGCGGAGGGATGCCGGGAAGGGCATCTTTGCATGGCGTGTGCGGCCGTTGTGAAGAGGGGACTCGGTTGAGGTTTGGTTACTTCACGACGGTCGACCAGTCCGGATTCTGCGCCGGATCCAGGGTGCGCAGCCGCTCGAGCGTCGTCGGCGTCTGCACGTCCATCCAGTCCGCCAACTCCTGGAAGGACACGCACTTGACGTCCTTCTTGGTGCACACGTTCTCGATGACCTGGTCGACGGACTTCATGTAGATGCCGCCGTTCCACTCCTCGAAGTGGTTGCCGATGAACAGCGGGGCCCGGCTGCCGTAGTACACGCGGTTGAAGCCGGCCATGTAGGCGTCGACGGTCTCCTGCTCCCAGGTGGGGTACTGGGCCGCGTCGCCGTCGACCTCGCCGTCCGACTGGTTGTAGAGGAAGTTGAAGTCCATGGACAGGCCCTGGTACTTGCCGCCGTCGTAGGGCAGCAGCTGAAGCGGGAAGTCCCAGATGCCGTTCTTCTTCGTCGGCCAGATCTGGAAGTCACCGGTGGAGCTGGCGTCGTAGCGCCAGCCGTAGCTCTTGGCGGCCTTCAGCAGGTTCGCCTGGCCCTCCAGGCAGGGCGCGCGGCCGCCGACGACCGCCTTCTTGAAGTCGAAGGGGAGCGGGGCGATGTCCTTGTAGCCGGTGTTGGTCTTCCAGTTCTCCGCGAAGGAGTAGAACTGGTCGATCTCGCTCTTCCACTCCTCGACGCTCCAGTCGCCGCCGCCCTTGGCGCCGCAGAAGTGGCCGTTGAAGTGGGTGCCGATCTCGTTCCCCTCCTTCCACGCCTCGCCGAGCTGCCCCAGGGTGGTGCGGATGTGCTCGTCGGTGGGGAAGCTGATGGCCGCCGTGCCCTTGGGGTGCTGGGGCGGGGAGTACAGGTCCTTCTTGCTCTTGGGCAGCAGGTAGATGCCGGTGAGGAAGAAGGTCATGTGGGCGTTGTACTCCTCGGCCATCTTCCGGTAGTGCTCGAAGAGGCCGTCGTCGCCCATGAGGGCGCCGTCCCAGGAGAAGACCACGAACTGCGGCGGCTTTTCACCGGGTTTGAGCGGAACCGCCTTCAACTGCCCCGTCTGCGGCCCCGTGTACGAGGTGGAGCCGTCCCCCAGGACGTGCGTCTTGCCGTCCCACTTCGGCTCCTCGGTGGCCCCCGCCGACGCCTTCTTGTCGTCCCCCGAGGACGCGGTCGGCGCGGTGTTCGTCGTGCGGTTGAGCACCAGGTAGCCGGCCACCAGGGACGCGACGACGAGGAGCGCCGCAAGCGTCAGGAACCCCGGATGCGTGGTGGCGGGGTGGCGCGTTGCCGGAGCCTTGCGGCGGCGGCCCGACGGTGACTTCATGTGCGGATCATTCTCCGGATTTCGGGGACGCGGATGCCCGTGTCGGTGGTCAGCCGAGCGGGCTCATGGCACCTGACCAGATGCCGTACGGGACGCTGTCGTCGGTCGTGCCGGCGATGCCCTTCAGTGGAAGTGGTTGGAGGCTCTTGCCGAGGTCGATGCGGTAGACGACGACCGCCGTGGACACGGCCTTGGCCGTGCCGACGTACCAGGCGGCGGTGTCGTCCTGGGTGGTGCCCGCCTTCCCGGCCACCTGGCCGAGCGAGCCGGCCCGGGCGGCGGTCCGCTGCGAGGCGGGCACGTCGTCCGGGTGGGCGGTGCGGAAGGAGTCCGCGAGCGCGGAGTTGACCTCCTCGGCCACGTCGGCGCCGAACGCGCGGTCGACGGCCGGGGTGTCCAGGACGACCTTGGTGCCGTTCTTGGTGATCAGTCGCACCGAGTACGGCTCGGTGTGCTTGCCGCCCGCGGCGAAGGTGGAGTAGCCGCTCGCCATACGGATCGCGCTGGGCGTGGAGCTGCCCATGGACAGCGCGGGCACCTGCGCCCCGATGCTGGAGGACAGCAGCCCGGACTTCTCGGCGGTGCTGCGCACCACGTCGAGCCCGGTGTCCATGCCGAGCTGCATGAACGGCGTGTTCACCGACAGTTCCATCGCCCGGTGCAGGGAGATCTGCCCGTACGACTCGCCGTCGTCGTTCTTCGCGGCCACCACCTTGCCGCTGCGGTCCCAGTAGGGCCCCTCGGGCGTCTTCACCGGCACCTTGTCGTCGCCGTCGTACAGCGTCTCGCCGGTCACCGGTGTGGTGTCCCCGTCGCGGGTCTTGTGGACCCCGTTCTCCAGGCCGGCCGCGTACACGAACGGCAGGAACGCGCTACCGGCCGAGACGGTGGTGGCGTTGGACTCGTTGTAGCCCTGCGTACGGTGGTCGGGGCCGCCGTAGACGGCGAGGATCCGCCCGTCGGAGGCCACCGAGGAGGCGCCGTAGTGCGCGGTCTTCGCGTTCTCCGGGTCGTCCTTCAGGGCGTCCTTGCGGGCCTTGGTGACCGCGTCGGTGAGCTGGGTCTCGCGCTTCTTGTCGAAGGTCGTGTAGATCTGGTAGCCGCCCAGGTCGAAGTCCTTGTCCGAGATGTTCCCGGCCTTCTTGGCGTACTGGGAGGCGAGTTCCACCAGGTAGTCGCTCTGCTCACCGGTGTCGTACAGCGGGTTGGTCTTGAGCGGTTCGGGGAACTTCGTGTACCCGGCGCGCTCCGCCTTCGACAGCTTGCCGATGTCGACCATACGGTCCAGGGTCCACGACCAGCGCTCCACGGCCCGGGCCCGGTTGACCGAGTTCAGGGTCGGGTCGTAGAGTCCCGCGCCCTTGAGGAGGGAGGCGAGGAACGCCGCCTCGCTGGCGTTGAGCTCGCCGACGTCCTTGCCGTAGTAGGCCTGGGCGGCGCGCTGGATGCCGTAGGTGCCCCGGCCGAACCAGCTGGTGTTGAGGTAGCCCTCGAGGATGTCGTCCTTGCTCATCTGGTTGTCGAGCTTGAGGGCGATCATGGCTTCGGTGAACTTGCGGCTGACCGTCTGGTTCTGGTTGAGGTAGACGTTCTTGACGTACTGCTGGGTGATCGTGGAACCACCCTGCGTGTCGCCCTGGCCGATCGTGCGGAACAGGGCGCGGCTGATGCCCTTGAAGGAGATGCCGGGGTCGCTGTAGAAGCTGGCGTTCTCGGCGGCCAGCACCGCCCAGCGGACGTCCTCGGGGATGTCCTTCAGCGGCATCGCCTGCCGCTGCACCCAGCCGGTGCGGGCCATCGGCGTCCCGTCGGCCCAGAAGTACACGTTGTCCTGCTGGGTGGCGTACGAGTTGATGTTGTCCGGGATGTCGGTGGCCGCGTAGGCGACGACCAGAAGCATGCTGCTCAGGCCTATGGAGGCGAGGACGCCGCCGAGGCACTGCCGCCAGGAGGGTATCCAGCGCCGCCAGTCGCTGCGGCCCGGACGCGGATACTGCGGGCGCAGCTTGCGGGCGTACGGCGTGACACGAGCCACATACGGGGCCAGTACAGCGAGGAGCGGGGCGAGCCGGGGGGCCAGAAAAGAAGAAACCTGCACAAAAAGGGAAGGGCGTGGGGCTTTTCTCCGGTTTTTCGACGAACGCGGCTTTCCTTTGCCGTCACTCTCCGGCATTTCCAGCATCTCCGGTATATCCGATACCCGCAGTTGCATGGTCTCGTCCGCCCGGAAAGACTCGGGCACCTTCAACTGCATGGTTTCGTCCGGTTGTTGGGGCTTGTCCCCCTGCCCCGCCTCGCTCACGACGCGTCTCCCTCCGCACTCCGTATTGCTCGCAGGCAGACGTACAGACTTACGAGGGCCTGACATGGTTGCCGTTGACGCGGCCGCAAACCGTGAACCCTCCCGACCTTGGAGTTCATCGCGGCGCTCTCAAATTACCAGCGCTCTTCGCAATCTCTCCACATAAGAAAACGACAGAAGTGAACAAGGGCGAAACTGCTGACAGCCAGTCCGAGCATAGGGGCTTAGTCTGGCGCCATGCCTCGCTACGAATACCGCTGCCGGACCTGCGGCGACACCTTCGAACTGAGCCGTCCGATGGCGGAGTCCGCCGACCCGGCCGACTGCCCCGCAGGTCACGACGACACAGTGAAGCTTCTCTCGACCGTGGCCGTGGGCGGCACGCGGTCCGCCCCCGCGCCCGAGGCGGGCGGCGGGGGCGGCGGCGGATGCTGCGGCGGCGGTTGCTGCGGCTGACCGCCGCCCGGCGACTTCTCAGGAATTCTTCAGGAACTCCCGCAGGATCCGCTCCCCGGCCAGCACCCCCCGCTCGGGCAGGGCGGTGACCGCCGGCGCCGTCCAGGCGGCGTCGGCCAGCTCGCCGTGCCCGGGACGCCAGCCCCGGTCGGCGACCAGCAGCAGGTCGGCGTCGAGCAGCGAGTCGCCCGCCGCCAGTGTCAGCTCGGCGCCGGTACGGCGGGCCACCTCACGCACGGCCGCGCTCTTGGTCAGCGGCTTCGGCACGGCGTAGATCTTGCGGCCCTGGAGCGAAACGGTCCAGCCGCGGATCTCCGCCCAGGCCCCGAGGTCCCTCACCCACTCCTCGGGCAGCAGCTCGCGCTCCACGACCAGGTAGGCGAACAGGTCCTCGGCGACCCGCTGCTTGCGCAGCCAGAACGGGTCCGCCGTCTTCGCCAGGTACTCCTCCACCTCCGCGAGCGGCGCGCACTCGTCGGCCAGCCTGGCCTGCACGCTCGCGTGCCAGTCCTGGTCGGTCGCGCCGTCGACCAGCAGATGGCCGCCGTTCGCGCAGATCGCGTACTTCGGCGCCGGGCCCGGCAGGTTGATGCGCTGGTACTGCTTGCGCGTCCGGGTGGTCGTCGGCACGAACACCGCCCGGTCGCCGAGGTCGGTCAGCAGCTGCGCCGACGTCTCCGTCATGAACGACAGCGGCCTCGCCTCGTGCACCTCCACGCACAGCAGCCGCGGCGCCCGCGCGTCCGGCATGGTCAGCGCCAGGGCGGCCGCCGAGTAGATGAGCGTACGGTCGAGATCGCTCGCCACCAGAACCGGCATCAGACCGTCACCGCCTTGCCGTCGGCACCGGTCGCGCCCCGGGTGAACTGCGGGTGGATCAGTCCCACGCAGGTGTACGGCAGGTCGCCGACCTCCTCGACCGGCACCCCCCGCTGCTCCGCGAGCAGGCGTATGTGGTGGAGGTCGGCGCCCGCCCCGGCCCGCGCCAGGATCTTCCACGGCACCCGGCGCAGCAGCACCCGGGTGGTCTCGCCGACCCCGGGCTTGACCAGGTTCACATCGTGGATGCCGTACTCCTCGCTGATGCGCTCGACGGCCCGCCAGCCCTCCCAGCTCGGCGTGCGGTCACTGGCGAGCAGCTCCTTCACCGCGCCGCCGACGGCGTCGGCGACCTCGGGGAAGCGGGCGGCGACGGCGTCCAGGAAGGCCACCGAGACGTCCGTGCCCGCCAGTTCGCGGTAGAACTTCGCGCCGTGGAAGTCGTCCGGCCCGACCAGGTCGGCCCGCAGCACGGTCCGCGAGACGAGCCCCGAGACCGTCGAGTTGAGGCAGGCGGACGGGATGAGGAAGTCGTCGCGGGTGCCGTACGTCCGCACGCAGGAGCCCGGGTCGGCCAGTACCGCGATCTCCGCGTCGAAGCCGGCCGCCCCGCCGCCCGCCTCGAACTCCTCGATCGCCGCGGCCAGCTCCCGGGTGATCGCGCCCTTGCCGGTCCACCCGTCGACGAAGACGACGTCCCGCGGGTCGTGGTGAGCGGCCAGCCAGCGCAGCGCGTTGGCGTCGATGCCCCGGCCGCGCACGATCGACACGGCGTAGTGCGGGAGGTCGAGCCCGTACCGGAACTGCGCCCAGCGGCGCATCAGCACACCGACGGGGGTGCCGGCCCGGGCGAGCGAGACGAGCACAGGCCGCGGCGACCGCTCGGCGATCACCGTCTCCGTCACGACACCGACCGCCTGCGCGATGCGCGCCGCCGACGTCTCGAGCGCCGCGTGGAACAGCTCCTGGTACTGCTCGCTCGGCTGGTACTCCACGGGCAACGACTCGGCGTAGTGCGCGCCGCCGCTCTGGATGGCCTCCTCGCGCTCCTCGGT
Protein-coding regions in this window:
- a CDS encoding DUF4383 domain-containing protein — its product is MATHTVHDRSRRRIAFDEHLPVDHRLNLVYRIGAGLMGLGLIVFGIFGIVHNIGFFDTGGDEVWSLNTNGSLSWLSVAVGLLLLVGMVVGGNFASTLNMTLGVLFLISGFVNMGLLETDYNFLAFKIQNCMLSFVIGILLLVFGMYGRVGSALPHDNPYWRARHPEE
- a CDS encoding amidase domain-containing protein; protein product: MKSRKLRATRRRVAILGAAATSVVAGVALLPNWSAGAAVVDDPKVDARTKATFQRLADAVFTDRTDALVAGKQGDRSKPLTDGFSGDVKLSSGTARTEDAALSSLGDRKDKLAKAGEKYSKASTTVTLNATRVTGRTAKAAVTESTTLTYEKVRGNEPKSTGFEAHHELTFKADRQGDWQLTDIRDTDQGGLAVNALSKPTSVKATTTADDTMPNAPRAATTRNPAAVPKTGTAYDYKAMATYAEKYWNVYNKDYPDYNGHGAGGDCTNFVSQSLKAGGWKHVPGYVYDYTKWFGNADIQSDSFVGVNEWSWFAQNSKRTTALANVYQLEVGDVLQMDFDRDGSKDHTMIVTAKSGGVPYVTYHSNNTLRRSVASLVSSYPTAYFYAYRT
- a CDS encoding transglycosylase domain-containing protein — encoded protein: MQLKVPESFRADETMQLRVSDIPEMLEMPESDGKGKPRSSKNRRKAPRPSLFVQVSSFLAPRLAPLLAVLAPYVARVTPYARKLRPQYPRPGRSDWRRWIPSWRQCLGGVLASIGLSSMLLVVAYAATDIPDNINSYATQQDNVYFWADGTPMARTGWVQRQAMPLKDIPEDVRWAVLAAENASFYSDPGISFKGISRALFRTIGQGDTQGGSTITQQYVKNVYLNQNQTVSRKFTEAMIALKLDNQMSKDDILEGYLNTSWFGRGTYGIQRAAQAYYGKDVGELNASEAAFLASLLKGAGLYDPTLNSVNRARAVERWSWTLDRMVDIGKLSKAERAGYTKFPEPLKTNPLYDTGEQSDYLVELASQYAKKAGNISDKDFDLGGYQIYTTFDKKRETQLTDAVTKARKDALKDDPENAKTAHYGASSVASDGRILAVYGGPDHRTQGYNESNATTVSAGSAFLPFVYAAGLENGVHKTRDGDTTPVTGETLYDGDDKVPVKTPEGPYWDRSGKVVAAKNDDGESYGQISLHRAMELSVNTPFMQLGMDTGLDVVRSTAEKSGLLSSSIGAQVPALSMGSSTPSAIRMASGYSTFAAGGKHTEPYSVRLITKNGTKVVLDTPAVDRAFGADVAEEVNSALADSFRTAHPDDVPASQRTAARAGSLGQVAGKAGTTQDDTAAWYVGTAKAVSTAVVVYRIDLGKSLQPLPLKGIAGTTDDSVPYGIWSGAMSPLG
- a CDS encoding FmdB family zinc ribbon protein, whose protein sequence is MPRYEYRCRTCGDTFELSRPMAESADPADCPAGHDDTVKLLSTVAVGGTRSAPAPEAGGGGGGGCCGGGCCG
- a CDS encoding HAD family hydrolase, whose product is MPVLVASDLDRTLIYSAAALALTMPDARAPRLLCVEVHEARPLSFMTETSAQLLTDLGDRAVFVPTTTRTRKQYQRINLPGPAPKYAICANGGHLLVDGATDQDWHASVQARLADECAPLAEVEEYLAKTADPFWLRKQRVAEDLFAYLVVERELLPEEWVRDLGAWAEIRGWTVSLQGRKIYAVPKPLTKSAAVREVARRTGAELTLAAGDSLLDADLLLVADRGWRPGHGELADAAWTAPAVTALPERGVLAGERILREFLKNS